A genomic segment from Mustela lutreola isolate mMusLut2 chromosome 15, mMusLut2.pri, whole genome shotgun sequence encodes:
- the LOC131816525 gene encoding sterol-4-alpha-carboxylate 3-dehydrogenase, decarboxylating-like: MDQAFDEPMRDHITQTHWTEDIPNAAKCTVIGGSGFLGQHMVKQLLARGYTVNVFDMRQGFDNPRVQFFLGDLCSQQDLYPVLKGVSTVFHCASPPPSSNNKELFYRVNYIGTKNVIETCKAAGVQKLILTSSASVIFEGVNIKNGTEDLPYAVRPIDYYTETKILQEREVLGANDPEGNFLTMAIRPHGIFGPRDPQLVPILIEAARKGKMKFMIGNGENLVDFTFVENVVHGHILAAEHLSRDAAGSGKAFHITNDEPIPFWTFLSRILTGLNYEAPKYHIPYWVAYYLALLLALLVMVMRPVIQLQPTFTPMRVALAGTFHYYSCERAKRLMGYRPLVSMDDTIERTVQSFRYLRKVD, encoded by the coding sequence ATGGACCAAGCATTTGATGAGCCAATGAGAGACCACATCACACAGACACATTGGACAGAAGACATTCCCAATGCTGCTAAGTGCACAGTTATCGGAGGTTCTGGATTCCTGGGACAGCACATGGTGAAGCAGTTGCTGGCAAGAGGCTACACTGTCAATGTGTTTGATATGCGGCAGGGGTTCGACAATCCCCGGGTGCAGTTCTTCCTGGGAGACCTCTGCAGCCAACAGGATCTGTACCCAGTTCTGAAAGGTGTAAGCACAGTTTTCCACTGTGCATCACCCCCACCATCCAGTAACAACAAGGAACTCTTTTATAGAGTGAATTACATTGGCACCAAGAATGTCATTGAAACTTGTAAAGCAGCTGGGGTTCAGAAACTCATTTTAACCAGCAGTGCCAGTGTCATTTTTGAGGGTGTCAACATCAAGAATGGAACTGAAGACCTCCCTTACGCTGTGAGACCCATTGACTATTACACGGAGACAAAAATCTTACAGGAGAGAGAAGTCCTGGGTGCCAATGATCCCGAGGGGAATTTCTTAACCATGGCCATTCGCCCTCATGGCATTTTTGGCCCAAGGGACCCCCAGTTGGTGCCCATCCTCATCGAGGCAGCCAGGAAGGGCAAGATGAAGTTCATGATCGGAAACGGGGAGAATTTGGTGGACTTCACCTTTGTGGAGAACGTGGTACATGGACACATCCTGGCTGCAGAGCACCTCTCCCGAGATGCAGCTGGGAGTGGGAAGGCATTTCACATCACCAATGACGAACCCATCCCTTTCTGGACATTCCTGTCCCGCATCCTGACAGGCCTCAACTACGAGGCCCCCAAGTACCACATCCCCTACTGGGTGGCCTACTACCTGGCCCTCTTGCTGGCCCTCCTGGTGATGGTGATGCGTCCCGTCATCCAGCTCCAGCCCACTTTCACACCCATGCGTGTCGCACTGGCCGGCACATTCCACTATTACAGCTGTGAGAGAGCCAAACGGCTCATGGGCTACCGGCCACTGGTTAGCATGGATGACACCATAGAAAGGACCGTGCAGAGTTTTCGTTACCTGCGGAAGGTCGACTGA